In Antechinus flavipes isolate AdamAnt ecotype Samford, QLD, Australia chromosome 3, AdamAnt_v2, whole genome shotgun sequence, a genomic segment contains:
- the ILDR1 gene encoding immunoglobulin-like domain-containing receptor 1 isoform X4 encodes MKGSEPPPPFLLLLLTWLPVGCLSLLVTVQDTERYVTLFASIVLKCDYTTSAQLQDVVVTWRFKSFCKDPILDYYSASYQAALALGQDPSNDCNDSQRTVRIVAQRRGQNEPVLGVEYRQRKITIQNRADLVINEVMWWDHGVYYCAIEAPGDTSGDPDKEVKLIVLHWLTVIFIILGAIFLIVLVSVCWCQCCPQYCCCYIRCPCCPTRCCCPEEDFSPPASFPQMPVHPTPTHPPAANGVLEYLEKELQKFNPAQALPPTHKARVARHCSMLSSLGSEIMERRIIHLPPLVRDFPSSQRTSESSQQQWGSQFSRRPWALDDMKEERRLNYYSDFRRGSLEPWPKSKALEHRGQEKYKGGRHWTSREEVSPTSRPYSDSLSDDESYSRQAHWSSNHSTQRNRSPGRHSRPAQRESALRHGSHRHRSHSPPSCHSSWSSEEEKERQYRQGRKSHRPPPPSSWTEEKPPSYHSLEVIPGKNVRKKGNVERRSERESSHSGRSVII; translated from the exons GATGCCTCTCTTTGCTGGTGACGGTGCAGGACACCGAACGCTAtgtcactctgtttgcctccatcGTCCTCAAGTGCGACTACACCACATCTGCCCAGCTGCAGGATGTGGTGGTCACCTGGCGCTTCAAGTCCTTCTGCAAGGACCCAATCCTAGATTACTACTCGGCAT CATATCAAGCAGCTTTAGCTCTGGGTCAGGACCCATCCAATGATTGCAATGACAGCCAAAGGACTGTCCGAATTGTGGCCCAGAGGCGAGGACAGAATGAACCAGTTTTGGGTGTGGAGTACCGCCAGCGCAAGATTACTATCCAGAACC GAGCAGATCTTGTGATTAATGAGGTGATGTGGTGGGATCATGGCGTTTATTACTGTGCCATTGAGGCTCCAGGGGACACTTCTGGAGATCCAGATAAGGAAGTGAAGCTCATTGTTCTAC ACTGGCTAACAGTGATTTTCATCATCCTTGGTGCCATCTTCCTCATCGTGCTAGTCAGTGTATGCTGGTGCCAGTGTTGCCCCCAATATTGTTGCTGCTATATTCGCTGTCCTTGCTGTCCAACCCGGTGCTGCTGCCCTGAGGAAG ATTTTTCTCCACCGGCCAGCTTCCCTCAGATGCCAGTGCACCCAACACCAACTCACCCCCCTGCTGCCAATGGAGTACTGGAGTACTTAGAGAAGGAGCTACAGAAATTCAACCCTGCCCAGGCCCTCCCACCAACCCACAAAGCAAGAGTTGCTCGTCACTGCAGCATGTTGTCCTCCCTGGGTTCAGAAATCATGGAACGCAGGATTATTCACCTCCCCCCCTTGGTCAGAGACTTTCCCTCCTCCCAGAGAACCAGTGAATCATCTCAGCAACAGTGGGGCTCCCAGTTTTCCAGGAGACCTTGGGCTCTGGATGAcatgaaagaggagagaaggctGAATTATTACTCTGATTTCCGTCGAGGGTCCTTGGAACCATGGCCAAAATCCAAAGCCTTGGAGCACAGGggtcaagagaaatataagggtGGAAGGCATTGGACTTCCAGGGAGGAAGTCTCACCCACCTCCAGGCCATACTCTGATAGCCTGAGTGATGATGAGTCCTATTCCCGGCAGGCACACTGGAGCTCCAACCACTCAACCCAACGTAATCGATCTCCAGGAAGGCATTCTCGGCCAGCTCAGAGGGAAAGTGCCCTCAGACACGGTAGCCACCGGCACCGCAGCCATTCCCCGCCATCTTGCCATAGCTCTTGGAGttcagaagaagagaaggagcGGCAGTATCGTCAAGGCCGGAAATCCCACCGTCCTCCTCCACCTTCAAGCTGGACTGAAGAGAAGCCACCAAGCTATCACTCTCTAGAAGTCATTCCAGGCAAGAATGTCAGGAAAAAAGGGAATGTGGAAAGGCGCTCG
- the ILDR1 gene encoding immunoglobulin-like domain-containing receptor 1 isoform X2: MKGSEPPPPFLLLLLTWLPVGCLSLLVTVQDTERYVTLFASIVLKCDYTTSAQLQDVVVTWRFKSFCKDPILDYYSASYQAALALGQDPSNDCNDSQRTVRIVAQRRGQNEPVLGVEYRQRKITIQNRADLVINEVMWWDHGVYYCAIEAPGDTSGDPDKEVKLIVLHWLTVIFIILGAIFLIVLVSVCWCQCCPQYCCCYIRCPCCPTRCCCPEEALARHRFMKQARALIPQMMEKPLYWGADRSSQVSSYQMNPLLQRDFSPPASFPQMPVHPTPTHPPAANGVLEYLEKELQKFNPAQALPPTHKARVARHCSMLSSLGSEIMERRIIHLPPLVRDFPSSQRTSESSQQQWGSQFSRRPWALDDMKEERRLNYYSDFRRGSLEPWPKSKALEHRGQEKYKGGRHWTSREEVSPTSRPYSDSLSDDESYSRQAHWSSNHSTQRNRSPGRHSRPAQRESALRHGSHRHRSHSPPSCHSSWSSEEEKERQYRQGRKSHRPPPPSSWTEEKPPSYHSLEVIPGKNVRKKGNVERRSERESSHSGRSVII; this comes from the exons GATGCCTCTCTTTGCTGGTGACGGTGCAGGACACCGAACGCTAtgtcactctgtttgcctccatcGTCCTCAAGTGCGACTACACCACATCTGCCCAGCTGCAGGATGTGGTGGTCACCTGGCGCTTCAAGTCCTTCTGCAAGGACCCAATCCTAGATTACTACTCGGCAT CATATCAAGCAGCTTTAGCTCTGGGTCAGGACCCATCCAATGATTGCAATGACAGCCAAAGGACTGTCCGAATTGTGGCCCAGAGGCGAGGACAGAATGAACCAGTTTTGGGTGTGGAGTACCGCCAGCGCAAGATTACTATCCAGAACC GAGCAGATCTTGTGATTAATGAGGTGATGTGGTGGGATCATGGCGTTTATTACTGTGCCATTGAGGCTCCAGGGGACACTTCTGGAGATCCAGATAAGGAAGTGAAGCTCATTGTTCTAC ACTGGCTAACAGTGATTTTCATCATCCTTGGTGCCATCTTCCTCATCGTGCTAGTCAGTGTATGCTGGTGCCAGTGTTGCCCCCAATATTGTTGCTGCTATATTCGCTGTCCTTGCTGTCCAACCCGGTGCTGCTGCCCTGAGGAAG CCCTGGCCCGGCACCGGTTTATGAAGCAGGCTCGGGCACTAATCCCCCAGATGATGGAAAAACCTCTCTACTGGGGTGCTGACAGAAGCTCCCAGGTTTCATCTTACCAAATGAACCCGCTGCTGCAGCGAG ATTTTTCTCCACCGGCCAGCTTCCCTCAGATGCCAGTGCACCCAACACCAACTCACCCCCCTGCTGCCAATGGAGTACTGGAGTACTTAGAGAAGGAGCTACAGAAATTCAACCCTGCCCAGGCCCTCCCACCAACCCACAAAGCAAGAGTTGCTCGTCACTGCAGCATGTTGTCCTCCCTGGGTTCAGAAATCATGGAACGCAGGATTATTCACCTCCCCCCCTTGGTCAGAGACTTTCCCTCCTCCCAGAGAACCAGTGAATCATCTCAGCAACAGTGGGGCTCCCAGTTTTCCAGGAGACCTTGGGCTCTGGATGAcatgaaagaggagagaaggctGAATTATTACTCTGATTTCCGTCGAGGGTCCTTGGAACCATGGCCAAAATCCAAAGCCTTGGAGCACAGGggtcaagagaaatataagggtGGAAGGCATTGGACTTCCAGGGAGGAAGTCTCACCCACCTCCAGGCCATACTCTGATAGCCTGAGTGATGATGAGTCCTATTCCCGGCAGGCACACTGGAGCTCCAACCACTCAACCCAACGTAATCGATCTCCAGGAAGGCATTCTCGGCCAGCTCAGAGGGAAAGTGCCCTCAGACACGGTAGCCACCGGCACCGCAGCCATTCCCCGCCATCTTGCCATAGCTCTTGGAGttcagaagaagagaaggagcGGCAGTATCGTCAAGGCCGGAAATCCCACCGTCCTCCTCCACCTTCAAGCTGGACTGAAGAGAAGCCACCAAGCTATCACTCTCTAGAAGTCATTCCAGGCAAGAATGTCAGGAAAAAAGGGAATGTGGAAAGGCGCTCG